In Procambarus clarkii isolate CNS0578487 chromosome 30, FALCON_Pclarkii_2.0, whole genome shotgun sequence, the DNA window aacatatatcagtataaatgttccttgatacacaacaatgatcaatcgatcactctatgagTCCTAGAACAcagacatctgtaggtaatccagcctacgactgtaactctaaacttcagtataaaacactccttgacataagaatgcaaacaatcactcacctctcactgcatcttgcacgctaatgacaaccaaacactatcaactccctacaagtaatccaccagaacttcccttccacctctagaagttcactaccctgatctcttcaggttcttctgggcataactaccaggatcctctgcagctcctccaggctgctctcatgaagttttcttgagcaactacggtgcttcacccttatcCTGTGGTGGAACtgtggttcctccacagctctctgggctgctacaccatgaagttcactcgagcaactatggtgcttcaccacctctacagaagcacgtgacactcctcttcactgcttctcctcacagctcgaggtcttctcctccactaccttggagtctcatcaactactccctcagtgctggcttcgaagttctcagcaacttcttccccaaagacaaacctgcaacccatcgacacgccaataaaaatgtttcccctttaacatacaaacaaaaataatcacacaatatgtttgcctccaacctctatctgtcctctacatactgtgagagtggactccccagttgggcgccgggctccctcagttgcctgccagcgctcagaggagacggatgtcgctccatgttcctccctctccactctcttatatcaggctttctgcctcacctaaacatgtctaacttatcaataaacattgctactgtcgctgggcacacgaccaactacaaacaatcactatgaactggcgtatatcgtgcttaccacagattgtctagtcgagggcgctatccctctgacggagtccggtcagggcgctccacacagcccacgaaaatgtctctaggcggtttaataaacactcctcatcgcccaggacttgagaccacacgtccccagctcgattccacagctggtacgtctgcacacttctcttctcttcgagatatatcactaggggttcctttctgacgggagctcaacggagcgcggcttttcccctgcgatgtctggcctcaagtgaggtcaaagccctccagaagcgagcctcacgtctccagcaaattatccacatatcctaaccagtcatttatctgtttccttatgcactgcccataatcttaaattgttatttcAATCCAacgaactattttacatctgtgttatcgcctctatatttcctagaccttccggttaggtcaggcttgttgaataactctcaaggggagactcgtttctcctgtaggctgagatcataacattgtGCTGAGAGCGCTTGTGTTAAGAGTGCTTGTGTTGAGAATGTTTGTGTTGAAAGCATTGGTGGTGAGAGCGATTGTGTTAAGAACTCAGGTGCTAAAAGCAATTGTGTTGACACCGCTTGTGTTGAGAGCGCTGATGTTGAGAACGCTGGTGTTGAGAACACTAATGTCGAGAACGCTGATATTGAGAGAGCCGTTGTTGAGAGCGCTGGTGTTAAAAGCGCTTGAGTTGAAAACCTTGATGATGAGAACGCTAGAGTTGACAACACTAGTTTCGAGAACGCTGGTATTGAAAGCACTTGTTTTGAGAACGCTAGTGACGAGTACACCGGTGTTCAGAGCGCTTGTGTTAAGAGCTCTGGTGTAGAGAACTCTTGTGTTGAGAACGATGGCGTTAAGAGCGCTGGTGTTGAGAACACTGGGGTTGAGAGCGCTGGTGTTGTGAGCGATTGTGTTGAGAGCGCTGGTGTAGAGAACACTGGTGTTAAGAACTCTGGTATTGAGAACCCTGGTGTTCAGTGAGCTGGTGTAGAAAACACTGTTGTTTAGAACGCTGGTGTTCAGAACACTGGTGTTGAGAACGCTGGTGTTCAGAACACTGATGTTAAGTGCGCTGGTGTTGAGAGCCCTTGCGTTGAGAGAGCTGATATTGAGGGCGCTCGTGTAGAGAACACTGGTGTTGAGAACACTGGGGATGAGAGCGCTGGTGTTGAGACCGTGGGTGTTGTGAGCGCTGGAGTTGAGAGCGCTGGGGAAGAGAACGTAGGTGTTGCGAGCGCTGGTATTGAGAGCAGTTGTGTTTAGAACGCCGGTGATGAGAATGCTGGTGTTGAGAGCTCTGGTGTTGATGACGCTGGTGTTGAGAACCCTTGTGTTAAGAGCGTTATTGTTTACCGCTGGTGGTGAGAGGGCTAATGTCGAGAACACTGGAATGAGAGCGTAGTTGTTGAGAGCGGTGGTGTTGAAAATCCTGGTGAAGAGACCACTAGTGTTGAGAGCACTGGTTTTGAGAGTGCTGGTGTTGAGAACGATGGTGTTGAGAGCGCTTTTGTTGAGAGCGATGGAGTTGAGAGCGCTGGTGTTGAGAGCTCGGGCGTTGAAAACGCTGGTGTTGAGAACGCAGGTGTTCAGTGCACTCGTGTTGAGAATATTGGTGTTGCGAGCATTGGTGTTGAGAGTCCTTGCATTGAGAGAGCTGGTGTTGAGAGTGCTGGTGCAGAGGGAGAGTGCTGTTATTGAGAACGCATGTGTTGAGAACGCTTTTGAAAGCGCTTATTGTGAGAAATCTAGTTTTGAGAGTGCTTGTATTGACAGCGCTCCTGTagagaacactggtgtagagaacGCTGGTGTTGAGAACATTGGTGTTGAGAACGCTGGTGATGATAATCACTGGTGTTGAGAACGTTGGAGTTGAAAACAGTGTAGTTGAGAGTGCTGGTTTTGAGAGAGCTTGCGTTGAGAGCGCTGGTGTTGAGAACGATGGTGTTTATAGCGTTGATATAGAGAGCATCTGAGTGGGTAAAGCGCTGGTGTTGGGAACGCTGGTGTTGAGAGAGCTAGTGTTGTGAGAGCTTGATAAGAGCGCTAGTGTTGAGAGCGCTAGAGTTAAGAGCCCTGGTGTAGAAAAGTCTGTTGATGAAAACGCTGGTGTTGAGAGCGTTGGTATTGAGAGCGCTGTTGTTGAAAGCGTGGTGTTGAGAGCGCCGGAGTTGAGAACGCTGGTGTTGAGAGCAGTGGTGTCCAAAGCGTTGGTTTTGAGAACACTGTTGTTCAAATACGCTGGTTTTGAGAACGCTAGTGTTGAGAACTCTAGTGTTGAGAGCCTTGGATTGAGAGAGCTGGCGTTGAGAACGCTGGTGTTAAGAGGGCTGGTGTTGAGAACGCTGTTGAGAGCGCTGGTATTGAGATCTCTGGTGTTGAGAACAGTGGTGGTGAGAGCGCTTATGTTGATAGCACCAGTGTTGAAAACTCTGGTGTTGAGAGCACTGTTGTTGAGAATGCTGGTGTTGAGAGCGCTTGAGTTGAGAGAGCTGGTGTGGAGAGCACTGGTATGGAGAGCGCTTGTGTTGAGAACCCTGGTGTTAAGAACGCTAGTGTTGAAAGCGTTGGTGTTCAGAGCGCTGGTATTGAGAACGCTGGTGTTGAGAACAATGGTGTTGAGAGCACTGGTGTTGTGAACGCTGGTGTTGAGAACGCAAGTGTTTAAAGCGCTGGTATTGAGTAGCTGTTGTTCAAGGCGCTGTTTTTGAGAACACTGGTGTTCAGAGCGCAGGTGTTTAGAACGCTGGTGTTTAGAACGCTTGGGTTGAGAGAGCTGGTGGTAAGAAAGCTGAAGATGATTGCGCTGGTTCTCGACGTCTGTTGTTGAGAGCACTTGTCTTGAGATCGCTTGTGTTGAGAGTTCAGGTTATGAGAGCGCTTTCGGTGAGAGCGCTAGTGTTTAGAGTGCTGGTTCTAACAGCGTTGGTGTTGAGAGTGCTGGTGTTGAGAGAGCTGGTGTTGACAACGCTGATATTGACAACGCTGGTTTTAAGAATATTGGTGTTGAACGCCCTTGTGTTGAGAGAGCTGATGATGAGAGCACTGGTGTTGAGAACGCTGGTGTTGATAGCACTTGTGCAGAGAACACTGCTGATTAGAGTGATGGTGTTGCGAACGCTTGGATTGAGCGTTCTTGTTTTGAGAGCGCTTGCATTGAGAGCGCTAGTGTTGAGAGTGTTTGTCTTTAGAGAGCTGGTGTTGAGAGCGCTGGTGTTGAGAACGCCTTTTTGTGAACGCTGCTGAAAGCACTTGTGTTAAGAACTCTAGTGTTGAGAGTGCTTGTGTTATGAGAGCGGGACGGATAACACGACGGACAGACACGTCTTCACTTCCTCTTTGTACTAAATGTCGCCCTAGACCACATTTAGTACATATATAGGCTATACTAAGACTAAGAAAGTTTACGGTTGTTCCTTTTGTCCTCTATAAAACTAATACCACAAAACGTGAACGTTCCAGGATACAACAGATTATTTCTGTACGTTCGTTCAATAGCTACTGCAAATATTATCCATGTCTAGATGATGGTTTGTGATAATTATTATGAACTATTATATTGTGCTTAGCGGTTAGCTATTTTTTagcagacaatcggaatgattggAGAATATCGAATGTTCTGTAAATATAGAACGTACGCTCTTCCATGGAGACCAATTATATTTTTCTCACTGAACGCTGGAAAAATAGAGGCCAAATAAATTTTCAAACTCGACAGTCCTcacaaaaatatttatttttcgcAGCTGGATTCACGTTGTGATGTGCGacagccaaatatatatatatatatatatatatatatatatatatatatatatatataaagtcataTTTTCTTACTTTTTtagtcatatttttaatatatatatatatatatatatatatatatatatatatatatatatatatatatatatatatatatatatatatatatatatatatatatatatatatatatatatatatatatatatatatgtcgtacctagtagccagaacgcacctctcagcctactatgcaaggcccaatttgcctaataggccaaattttcatgaattaattgtttttcgactacctaacctacctaacctaacctaacctaactttttctgctacctaatctaacctaacctacaaagataggttaggttaggttaggtagggctggttaggttcggtcatatatctacgttaattttaactccaataaaaaaaaatgacttcatacataatgaaatgggtagctttatcatttcatgagaaaaaaattagagaaaatatattaattcatgaaaacttggcttattaggcaaatcgggccttgcatagtaggcagagaagtgcgttctggctactaggtacgacatatatatatatatatatatatatatatatatatatatatatatatatatatatatatatatatatatatatatatatatatatatatatatatatatatatgtcgtacctaatagccagaacgcacttctcagcctactattcaaggcccgatttgcctaataagccaagttttcatgaattaatgttttttcgtctacctaacctacctaacctaacctaacctagcttttttggctacctaacctaaccttacctataaatataggttaggttaggttaggtagggttggttaggttcggtcatatatctacgttaattttaactccaataacaaaaaattgacctcatacatagagaaaagggttgctttatcatttcataagaaaaaaattatagtaaatatattaattcaggaaaacttggcttattaggcaaatcgggccttgaatagtaggctgagaagtgagttctggctactaggtacgacatatatatatatatgtcgtacctagtagccagaactcacttctcagcctactattcaaggcccgatttgcctaataagccaagttttcctgaattaatatatttactataatttttttcttatgaaatgataaagcaacccttttctctatgtatgaggtcaatttttttttattggagttaaaattaacgtagatatatgaccgaacctaaccaaccctacctaacctaacctaacctgtatttataggtaaggttaggttaggtagccaaaaaaagctaggttaggttaggttaggtaggttaggtagacgaaaaaacattaattcatgaaaacttggcttattaggcaaatcgggccttgaatagtaggctgagaagtgcgttctggctattaggtacgacatatatatatatatatatatatatatatatatatatatatatatatatatatatatatatattatatatataatatatatatatatatatatatatatatatatatatatatatatatatatatatatatatatatatatatatatatatatatatatatatatatgtcgtacctagtagccagaactcacttctcagcctactattcaaggcccgatttgcctaataagccaagttttcctgaattaatatatttactataatttttttcttatgaaatgataaagcaacccttttctctatgtatgaggtcaatttttttttattggagttaaaattaacgtagatatatgaccgaacctaaccaaccctacctaacctaacctatatttataggtaaggttaggttaggtagccaaaaaaagctaggttaggttaggttaggtaggttaggtagacgaaaaaacattaattcatgaaaacttggcttattaggcaaatcgggccttgaatagtaggctgagaagtgcgttctggctattaggtacgacatatatatatatatatatataactgaaaactcacaccccagaagtgactcgaacccatactcccagaagcaacgcaactggtatgtacaagacgccttaatccacttgaccatcacgaccggacaaaatgaggtgatagccgaggctatttgaaccaccccaccgccggcactcggatagtaatctttggcatagcattttaccaaatcacctcattctttggggcacacgtgaggaacacaaatgcgaacaagcctgaatggtccccaggacaatatgcaactgaaaactcacaccccagaagtgactcgaacccatactcccagaagcaacgcaactggtatgtacaagacgccttaatccacttgaccatcacgaccggacaaaatgaggtgatagccgaggctatttgaaccaccccaccgccggcactcggatagtaatcttgggcatagcattttaccaaatcacctcattctttggggcacacgtgaggaacacaaatgcgaacaagcctgaatggtccccaggacaatatgcaactgaaaactcacaccccagaagtgactcgaacccatactcccagaagcaacgcaactggtatgtacaagacgccttaatccacttgaccatcacgaccggacaaaatgaggtgatagccgaggctatttgaaccaccccaccgcccgcactcggatagtaatcttgggcatagcattttaccaaatcacctcattctttggggcacacgtgaggaacacaaatgcgaacaagcctgaatggtccccaggacaatatgcaactgaaaactcacaccccagaagtgactcgaacccatactccctgaggctatcacctcattttgtccggtcgtgatggtcaagtggattaaggcgtcttgtacataccagttgcgttgcttctgggagtatgggttcgagtcacttctggggtgtgagttttcagttgcatattgtcctggggaccattcaggcttgttcgcatttgtgttcctcacgtgtgccccaaagaatgaggtgatttggtaaaatgctatgcccaagattactatccgagtgccggcggtggggtggttcaaatagcctcggctatcacctcattttgtccggtcgtgatggtcaagtggattaaggcgtcttgtacataccagttgcgttgcttctgggagtatgggttcgagtcacttctagggtgtgagttttcagttgcatattgtcctggggaccattcaggcttgttcgcatttgtgttcctcacgtgtgccccaaagaatgaggtgatttggtaaaatgctatgcccaagattactatccgagtgccggcggtggggtggttcaaatagcctcggctatcacctcattttgtccggtcgtgatggtcaagtggattaaggcgtcttgtacataccagttgcgttgcttctgggagtatgggttcgagtcacttctggggtgtgagttttcagttgcatattgtcctggggaccattcaggcttgttcgcatttgtgttcctcacgtgtgccccaaagaatgaggtgatttggtaaaatgctatgcccaagattactatccgagtgccggcggtgggttggttcaaatagcctcggctatcacctcattttgtccggtcgtgatggtcaagtggattaaggcgtcttgtacataccagttgcgttgcttctgggagtatgggttcgagtcacttctggggtgtgagttttcagttgcatattgtcctggggaccattcaggcttgttcgcatatatatatatatatatatatatatatatatatatatatatatatatatatatatatatattatatatatatatattttatatatatatatgtatatatatatatatatatatatatatatatatatatatattttatatatatatataatatatatatatatataatatatatatatattatatatatatatatatatatattatatatatatatatatatatatatatatatatatatatatatatatatatatatatatatgtatatatacagactaccctattccagtagctgaagtttataactttttaaggcactcaacccaccaggagactcgaacactggccaacaaggtggcagttgcatgctgtatccactacactatacttcaaagccattaagagaggtaggaattctggggtatttagccaaccagaaccccaatcctctcccaggcaatgagatagtgtgggacctcggatgctctttcatcggttcctgttatatgggaaaactcagtgccaaatgcttaatgcacagactaccctattccagtagctgaagtttataacttttttagacactcaacccaccaggagactcgaacactggccaacaaggtggcagttgcatgctgtatccactacactatacttcaaagccattaagagaggtaggaattctggggtatttagccaaccagaaccccaatcctctcccaggcaatgagatagtgtgggacctcggatgctctttcatcggttcctgttatatgggaaaactcagtgccaaatgcttaatgcacagactaccctattccagtagctgaagtttataacttttttagacactcaacccaccaggagactcgaacactggccaacaaggtggcagttgcatgctgtatccactacactatacttcaaagcaattaagagaggtaggaattctggggtatttagccaaccagaaccccaatcctctcccaggcaatgagatagtgtgggacctcggatgctctttcatcggttcctgttatatgggaaaactcagtgccaaatgcttaatgcacagactaccctattccagtagctgaagtttataacttttttagacactcaacccaccaggagactcgaacactggccaacaaggtggcagttgcatgctgtatccactacactatacttcaaagccattaagagaggtaggaattctggggtatttagccaaccagaaccccaatcctctcccaggcaatgagatagtgtgggacctcggatgctctttcatcggttcctgttatatggaaaaactcagtgccaaatgcttaatgcacagactaccctattccagtagctgaagtttataacttttttagacactcaacccaccaggagactcgaacactggccaacaaggtggcagttgcatgctgtatccactacactatacttcaaagccattaaggtatccactacactatacttcaaagccattaaggagaggattggggttctggttggctaaataccccagaattcc includes these proteins:
- the LOC138370054 gene encoding uncharacterized protein translates to MTTPLTWETPPTTIPPAGSCDQRAHRTTTHTRLHATPGNNWHVSNTCGNTCSNTCGNTCSNTCGNTCGNTCDNTCSNTCGDLMNTLAHNCQMEHLGVRKSLSKVQEQFDMLGVVPDVSNYGRNCLPWHWPVKLQLRNSLAPLKPESAFALSLCTSTLNTSSLNARTLNTNARNTNILNTSALNTCVLNTSVFNARALNTSALNSIALNKSALNTIVLNTSTLKTSALNTSGLFTRIFNTTALNNYALIPVFSTLALSPPAVNNNALNTRVLNTSVINTRALNTSILITGVLNTTALNTSARNTYVLFPSALNSSAHNTHGLNTSALIPSVLNTSVLYTSALNISSLNARALNTSALNISVLNTSVLNTSVLNTSVLNNSVFYTSSLNTRVLNTRVLNTSVLYTSALNTIAHNTSALNPSVLNTSALNAIVLNTRVLYTRALNTSALNTGVLVTSVLKTSAFNTSVLETSVVNSSVLIIKVFNSSAFNTSALNNGSLNISVLDISVLNTSVLNISALNTSGVNTIAFST